The Novipirellula caenicola genome window below encodes:
- a CDS encoding NAD(P)-dependent alcohol dehydrogenase, which yields MKSYLIDSDKGIDAIQKVDVTEVSPGAGEVKVKMKAASLNYRDLIVAGGGYIRNDTRPVVPLSDGAGEVTEVGAGVTRWKVGDRVSPIFMRDWIDGAVDSAKLKTGLGGGVDGVLAESMIVREQSLVAIPDGMSFAEAAAVPCAGVTAWHALFESGNLQPGQTVLLLGTGGVSIFALQLAKAAGARVIITSSSDEKIEQATAMGADMSVNYSKHPEWHKHVHDLTGGNGVDHVVEVGGPGTLERSIKSAGVGGHVHLIGVLDSPGAKISPMLSVFNLLTIRGIYVGSRQMHQRMLAAMTVNQIAPVIDKTFSFDDAIAAYHYFASQKHVGKVVIEF from the coding sequence ATGAAAAGCTACTTGATCGATTCTGACAAAGGCATTGATGCGATCCAAAAAGTGGACGTCACCGAGGTGAGCCCGGGGGCCGGCGAAGTCAAAGTCAAGATGAAGGCGGCATCGTTGAACTACCGCGATCTGATCGTCGCTGGCGGAGGATACATTCGCAACGACACGCGGCCCGTGGTCCCGTTGTCCGATGGCGCGGGCGAGGTGACCGAGGTTGGCGCGGGCGTCACACGATGGAAGGTCGGTGATCGGGTCAGCCCGATTTTTATGCGTGATTGGATCGACGGCGCGGTTGATAGCGCCAAGTTGAAAACCGGTTTAGGGGGCGGCGTCGATGGAGTGCTTGCCGAATCGATGATCGTGCGTGAGCAGTCGTTGGTGGCGATTCCCGATGGGATGTCCTTCGCGGAAGCTGCCGCCGTGCCTTGCGCCGGCGTCACGGCATGGCATGCGTTATTCGAATCAGGAAATTTGCAGCCGGGGCAAACCGTGCTGTTGTTGGGAACCGGCGGCGTGTCGATTTTTGCACTGCAACTTGCAAAAGCCGCAGGAGCCCGCGTGATCATCACGTCGTCAAGCGACGAAAAGATCGAACAAGCCACCGCGATGGGCGCGGACATGTCCGTCAACTATTCCAAACATCCCGAATGGCACAAACATGTACACGACTTGACCGGCGGTAACGGCGTCGACCATGTGGTCGAAGTGGGAGGTCCGGGAACCCTCGAACGTTCGATCAAATCTGCTGGCGTCGGCGGCCATGTCCACTTGATCGGTGTACTCGATTCACCCGGGGCCAAAATCAGTCCGATGTTGAGCGTGTTTAATCTGTTGACCATTCGCGGTATCTATGTCGGCAGTCGCCAGATGCATCAGCGAATGCTCGCGGCAATGACGGTCAATCAAATTGCTCCGGTGATCGACAAAACGTTTTCGTTCGACGATGCCATCGCAGCCTACCACTACTTTGCGTCGCAAAAGCATGTTGGCAAGGTCGTCATCGAATTCTAG
- a CDS encoding sulfatase — translation MKYSPCLVLGLFVLALASPQHASAATQRNFVFILVDDLGCKDLGYAGSTFHETPHIDALAASGMRFDQGYAACQVCSPSRASIMLGKATPRHGITDWIGAASGMKWNRDDRVLPAEYEHALPKQDTTLAEAFREAGYTTFFAGKWHLGTKGSWPEDHGFMINKGGWDVGSPKGGYFAPWENPRLESGPDGESLTLRLAEETASFIQSSQDKPFLAYLSFYTVHGPIQTTEELCNKYRDKAEKMGLTDNESRFTLQRRLPVRQVQDNPIYAGMVETLDNAVGIVMQKLKETGLDKNTVVIFTSDNGGVSSGDAFSTSLLPFRGGKGMQWEGGIREPYIIHVPGMTQSGSSTDTPVIGMDFYPTMLELAGLPLRPEQHVDGVSLVPVLKGDSIADRDLFWHYPHYGNQGGEPSSIIRSKDWKLIHYYEDGRNELYNLANDESEQTDVATKHPERVAEMSKRLEGWLAETGAKIPQPDPRFTQAKFDAKMKNVREKLMPRLEKQHADYLDKSKKPSPNWWGSAKD, via the coding sequence ATGAAATACTCGCCCTGTCTTGTCCTAGGTTTGTTCGTTCTCGCATTGGCCAGTCCGCAACACGCATCCGCCGCAACTCAACGCAATTTTGTGTTTATTTTGGTGGACGACCTCGGTTGCAAGGACCTTGGCTACGCGGGCAGCACGTTTCATGAAACGCCGCACATTGATGCATTGGCGGCGTCGGGAATGCGATTCGACCAAGGTTATGCTGCATGCCAAGTTTGTAGTCCGTCGCGCGCCAGTATCATGTTAGGCAAAGCAACGCCTCGACACGGGATCACCGATTGGATCGGCGCGGCAAGCGGCATGAAGTGGAACCGTGACGATCGTGTTCTGCCCGCCGAATACGAGCATGCTCTGCCCAAGCAAGACACGACGCTGGCCGAAGCCTTTCGTGAAGCGGGCTACACCACATTTTTTGCCGGCAAATGGCATCTTGGAACCAAGGGATCATGGCCCGAAGATCATGGTTTCATGATCAACAAAGGCGGCTGGGATGTCGGCAGTCCCAAGGGTGGCTACTTTGCACCATGGGAAAACCCGCGACTCGAAAGCGGCCCCGATGGTGAATCACTGACGTTGCGATTGGCCGAAGAAACGGCATCGTTCATCCAGTCGAGCCAAGACAAGCCGTTCTTGGCGTATCTATCGTTCTACACCGTTCACGGGCCAATCCAAACGACCGAAGAACTGTGCAATAAATACCGCGACAAGGCCGAAAAGATGGGGCTAACCGACAACGAGTCTCGCTTTACGCTGCAACGTCGTCTGCCGGTACGGCAGGTCCAGGACAACCCGATTTACGCCGGCATGGTAGAAACGCTTGACAACGCCGTCGGAATTGTCATGCAGAAATTGAAGGAAACAGGACTCGACAAAAACACCGTCGTCATCTTTACCTCCGACAATGGTGGGGTTTCCTCGGGGGATGCCTTTTCAACAAGTCTATTGCCGTTTCGTGGCGGCAAAGGAATGCAGTGGGAAGGCGGGATACGTGAACCCTATATCATTCATGTTCCGGGCATGACCCAATCGGGTTCCTCTACCGATACACCGGTAATCGGAATGGATTTCTATCCGACGATGTTGGAATTGGCAGGGCTGCCGCTGCGTCCCGAGCAACACGTCGACGGCGTTAGTTTGGTGCCGGTATTGAAGGGCGACTCCATCGCTGACCGGGATTTGTTTTGGCACTACCCTCACTACGGCAATCAAGGGGGTGAGCCATCGTCAATCATCCGCAGCAAAGACTGGAAACTGATTCACTATTACGAGGATGGTCGCAACGAGTTGTACAACTTGGCCAATGACGAAAGTGAACAGACCGACGTCGCGACAAAGCACCCCGAACGTGTCGCGGAAATGTCCAAGCGGCTCGAGGGTTGGCTGGCCGAGACCGGAGCCAAAATCCCTCAACCCGATCCACGGTTCACGCAAGCGAAGTTCGACGCGAAAATGAAGAACGTCCGCGAGAAGTTAATGCCAAGGCTCGAAAAACAACACGCCGACTATCTCGACAAAAGCAAGAAGCCCAGCCCCAATTGGTGGGGCAGCGCCAAGGATTGA
- the prpB gene encoding methylisocitrate lyase, with amino-acid sequence MAKPEPSTAGARLRAAVDQERPLQIAGTINAITALLARQAGFRAIYLSGSGVSSASHGLPDLGVTTLQDVLEDTRRITAAVDVPLLVDADTGWGSSLMIERTVRELTRAGAAGMHLEDQVDAKRCGHRPGKQLVTTAEMLDRLKAGLDSRTDASFVIMARTDAVAVEGIAAAIERANRYVDVGADMIFAEAIPSLEDYLRFTESVSVPVLANLTEFGVTPLFSIDALREAGVKLVLYPLTAFRAMNAAAARVYQTIRATGSQQELIDEMQTRDELYSLLDYYRQEP; translated from the coding sequence ATGGCAAAACCCGAGCCTTCCACCGCGGGTGCCCGATTACGTGCAGCGGTTGACCAGGAGCGTCCGCTGCAGATCGCCGGCACGATCAATGCCATTACCGCACTATTGGCACGCCAGGCTGGGTTTCGTGCGATCTATTTGTCGGGATCGGGGGTTTCCAGTGCATCGCACGGATTGCCCGATTTGGGCGTAACCACATTGCAAGACGTTTTGGAAGACACGAGGCGAATCACCGCGGCGGTCGACGTGCCGCTATTGGTTGATGCCGATACCGGTTGGGGCAGCTCGCTGATGATCGAGCGAACGGTTCGCGAGTTGACGCGTGCTGGTGCCGCAGGAATGCATCTGGAGGACCAGGTGGATGCCAAGCGGTGTGGGCATCGTCCCGGAAAACAGCTCGTGACAACGGCGGAGATGCTTGACCGTTTAAAAGCAGGGCTCGATTCGCGAACCGACGCTAGCTTTGTCATCATGGCACGCACCGACGCGGTCGCGGTCGAAGGCATCGCGGCGGCGATCGAGCGAGCGAATCGCTACGTGGATGTCGGCGCGGACATGATCTTTGCCGAGGCAATCCCATCGCTCGAAGACTACCTTCGTTTCACCGAATCCGTCTCGGTGCCCGTACTGGCAAATCTGACCGAATTCGGTGTGACGCCGCTGTTCAGCATCGACGCACTTCGTGAAGCGGGCGTCAAATTAGTGCTCTATCCGCTGACAGCATTCCGAGCGATGAACGCCGCTGCCGCTCGGGTGTATCAAACGATCCGTGCCACTGGGTCGCAACAAGAGTTGATCGATGAAATGCAGACGCGCGATGAACTGTATTCGTTGTTGGATTATTACCGTCAAGAACCATGA
- a CDS encoding acyl-CoA mutase large subunit family protein yields the protein MATVSTDPTNSRATLSGVPVKPVYCEDDLADWDPETQLGRPGQFPYTRGIHESMYRGRLWTMRQFAGFGRPCDTNRRFHFLLEQGQTGLSTAFDLPTLMGIDSDDPRSLGEVGRLGVAVDTVDDLFALFDGIDLTQVSVSMTINAPAIVVMAFYLSAARQRECDWRKLRGTIQNDILKEFHAQNEYVFPPEPSVGLVVDLIEFCSQHVPQWNTVSISGYHIREAGSTAAQELAFTLADGEHYVQQCLKLGLDIDSFAPRLSFFFNAHNDLFEEVAKYRAARRLWANRMRDRYGAKTEASCKLRFHAQTAGCSLQAVQPEINLVRVGYQALAAALGGCQSLHTNSMDETFALPSEHAATLALRTQQVLASETGVTNTADPLGGSYFVESLTQQMVSAAEDYFDKIEEQGGMIPAVNNGFFRREIAESAFAYQQAIDSGANVVVGVNAFQSSTEPEIALMQFDESTESAQIANLQRVKAARSDQDVARSLTRLKRAAKARQNVMPALLQCADDRVTVQECMDAMAEVYGRFRSDANW from the coding sequence ATGGCGACTGTTTCCACTGATCCCACAAACTCGCGGGCCACGTTAAGCGGCGTCCCCGTCAAGCCGGTGTATTGCGAAGATGACTTGGCCGATTGGGATCCCGAAACGCAACTAGGGCGACCAGGCCAATTTCCCTACACTCGCGGCATCCACGAATCGATGTACCGTGGCCGTTTGTGGACGATGCGTCAATTTGCCGGTTTTGGTCGGCCATGTGATACCAATCGCCGTTTTCATTTTCTACTCGAGCAAGGACAAACGGGACTCAGCACGGCATTCGATTTGCCAACCTTGATGGGCATCGACAGCGATGACCCACGATCACTCGGCGAGGTCGGCAGACTCGGAGTCGCGGTCGATACAGTCGACGACTTGTTCGCCTTGTTCGACGGAATCGACCTCACCCAAGTGTCGGTGTCGATGACCATCAATGCACCGGCGATCGTGGTCATGGCGTTCTATTTGTCGGCCGCACGACAACGCGAATGCGATTGGCGGAAACTGCGAGGCACCATCCAGAACGATATTTTGAAAGAATTTCACGCTCAGAATGAGTATGTGTTTCCACCCGAGCCTTCGGTCGGATTGGTCGTTGATTTGATTGAGTTTTGTTCGCAACATGTCCCCCAGTGGAACACGGTTTCGATCAGCGGGTATCACATCCGCGAAGCCGGTTCGACGGCGGCACAAGAATTGGCGTTCACGTTGGCTGATGGCGAACACTACGTTCAACAGTGTTTGAAACTTGGGCTCGATATCGATTCATTCGCTCCCCGATTAAGCTTCTTTTTCAACGCGCACAACGATTTGTTTGAAGAGGTTGCGAAATACCGCGCCGCTCGCCGTTTGTGGGCGAATCGCATGCGAGATCGATACGGAGCCAAAACCGAAGCTTCCTGCAAATTGCGTTTTCACGCTCAAACCGCAGGCTGTTCATTACAGGCAGTGCAGCCCGAGATCAATTTGGTCCGCGTCGGCTATCAAGCTCTCGCCGCCGCACTGGGAGGTTGTCAATCGCTGCATACCAATTCGATGGACGAGACGTTTGCGCTGCCTAGTGAGCATGCCGCCACGCTCGCGCTGCGGACTCAGCAGGTATTGGCGTCGGAAACTGGCGTGACCAACACGGCGGACCCGCTTGGTGGCAGCTATTTTGTTGAATCGTTGACGCAGCAGATGGTCTCGGCCGCCGAGGACTACTTTGACAAGATTGAAGAACAGGGCGGCATGATTCCTGCGGTCAATAACGGCTTCTTCCGCCGCGAAATTGCGGAATCCGCCTTCGCTTATCAACAAGCCATTGACTCCGGTGCGAACGTGGTCGTCGGTGTCAATGCATTCCAGTCATCCACCGAACCCGAAATCGCGTTGATGCAGTTTGACGAATCGACTGAATCCGCACAAATTGCGAACCTGCAGAGAGTCAAGGCAGCCCGCAGCGACCAGGACGTCGCTCGTTCCCTGACTCGACTGAAGCGTGCGGCCAAAGCCCGCCAGAACGTGATGCCGGCGCTGTTGCAATGTGCCGATGATCGAGTCACCGTGCAAGAATGTATGGATGCCATGGCCGAAGTGTATGGACGTTTCCGCTCCGACGCTAATTGGTGA
- a CDS encoding cobalamin B12-binding domain-containing protein, which yields MTLAPSGSQRPDIRSTSPKRILLAKVGLDGHDRGVKVVARGLRDAGFHVIYSGLWQSIDAVAEAAQDEDVDWLGVSILNGAHMTLVPALLQELHRRDLDHIGVIVGGILPQQDQQKLIDLGARGCFGPGTSIETIVQFLS from the coding sequence ATGACGCTAGCTCCATCGGGCAGCCAACGCCCTGACATTCGTTCCACGAGTCCCAAACGGATCTTGCTTGCCAAAGTTGGACTCGACGGCCATGACCGCGGAGTCAAAGTGGTCGCTCGTGGATTACGCGACGCCGGGTTCCATGTGATCTACAGCGGATTGTGGCAGTCGATCGACGCGGTAGCCGAGGCGGCTCAGGACGAAGATGTCGATTGGTTGGGCGTCAGCATCCTTAACGGTGCCCACATGACGCTCGTTCCTGCACTGCTACAAGAGCTACATCGCCGCGATCTGGATCATATCGGCGTTATCGTCGGCGGGATCCTTCCGCAACAAGATCAACAGAAATTAATCGATCTCGGAGCTCGCGGTTGTTTTGGTCCCGGTACATCCATCGAGACGATTGTGCAATTCCTCAGCTAG
- a CDS encoding bifunctional 2-methylcitrate dehydratase/aconitate hydratase: MSHLSLRNDIATLVERLRGGDRWSLARLLTLAASPELHSHLMDHLENSTASTDQISPTPVIAVTGSAGVGKSSLLCRLSAAFAEHGYYVGVLACDPESPLSGGAVLGDRCRIAAGATSPTMSHRVFIRSVSTESGTQGVAGNLSVMLRIMQAFGFDRIFVETVGSGQGDVAIRELADGVVLVVQPQTGDALQWEKAGVLEIADVIVVNKGDLAGADQTVADIHAQRPTKMGRDVPVIKISTNCGTGIDDLCNAIIPLTIVVRSDRGAINDKKSSHIPRSSMSSSKHQTDSLLEQIADYVCGPANFADEAWSTARLCLQDSLGCGLLALNYPQCTKLLGPVVPGATLAGGARVPGTSYELDPVTAAFNVGCIIRWLDYNDTWLAAEWGHPSDNFGGILAVADYRSRHGHAIMVRDVLAAAIKAYEIQGVIALENAFNRVGLDHVLLVRVATTAVVTEMLGGSREQIVNAVSNAWIDGGALRTYRHAPNTGSRKSWAAGDATRRGVQLAVWAMTGEMGYATALTAAHWGFQDVLFDGRTIQLTRQLQDYVMQNILFKVAFPAEFHAQTAAEAAITLHRQIGDRWDQIDRIRIETQEPAMRIINKAGPLTNPADRDHCLQYITAVALLHGRLDSDHYEQATADDSRIDPLRQRMQVIEHPQYTADYLDPEKRSIANSVQVFFRDGTHTERIEVEFPLGHRRRRLEARPRLQEKFRLNAATRFPRDRVDLLASQFESNSIDELPVSEYLDKFVE; the protein is encoded by the coding sequence ATGTCGCATCTCTCGCTACGCAACGACATTGCCACCTTGGTCGAACGTCTCCGTGGGGGCGACCGATGGTCATTGGCGAGATTGTTGACGCTAGCGGCTTCGCCTGAGCTGCATTCACATTTGATGGATCACCTCGAAAACAGTACCGCGTCGACCGACCAAATCAGTCCTACACCGGTCATCGCGGTTACCGGAAGTGCGGGCGTTGGCAAAAGCAGCTTGTTGTGCCGGTTGTCAGCTGCGTTTGCAGAACATGGCTACTATGTCGGCGTGCTTGCCTGTGATCCTGAGAGCCCGCTTAGCGGAGGTGCCGTGCTTGGAGATCGCTGCCGTATTGCAGCCGGAGCGACTTCACCCACGATGTCCCATCGCGTGTTCATTCGGAGCGTCTCCACCGAATCGGGCACGCAAGGTGTCGCAGGCAATCTTTCCGTGATGCTGCGGATCATGCAAGCGTTTGGCTTTGACCGTATCTTTGTCGAGACCGTGGGCAGCGGGCAAGGCGACGTGGCGATCCGAGAATTGGCCGATGGTGTCGTCTTGGTGGTCCAGCCACAAACCGGTGACGCCCTGCAATGGGAAAAGGCAGGCGTGCTGGAGATCGCCGATGTGATCGTGGTCAACAAAGGTGACCTGGCGGGCGCAGACCAAACCGTTGCCGACATCCATGCACAACGGCCGACCAAGATGGGTCGCGACGTCCCTGTGATAAAGATTTCTACGAACTGCGGAACCGGCATCGACGATCTTTGCAACGCAATCATCCCGCTTACCATCGTCGTTCGTTCTGATCGTGGAGCGATCAACGATAAAAAATCCAGTCACATTCCTAGGTCATCGATGTCATCTTCGAAACACCAAACTGATTCGTTACTCGAACAGATTGCCGATTATGTCTGCGGACCTGCAAACTTTGCTGACGAGGCTTGGTCGACCGCGCGGTTATGTTTGCAAGACAGTCTCGGATGCGGATTGTTGGCGCTGAATTATCCTCAGTGCACAAAGTTGCTTGGTCCGGTTGTTCCCGGCGCCACGCTCGCCGGCGGAGCTCGAGTGCCCGGCACTTCCTACGAACTGGATCCCGTCACCGCCGCATTTAATGTGGGCTGCATCATTCGCTGGCTCGATTACAACGATACATGGTTGGCGGCCGAGTGGGGACATCCGTCGGATAATTTCGGCGGGATCCTGGCCGTCGCCGACTACCGCAGCCGCCACGGCCACGCCATCATGGTACGCGATGTCCTTGCGGCGGCAATCAAAGCGTACGAGATCCAAGGCGTGATCGCCCTTGAAAATGCGTTCAACCGAGTTGGACTTGATCACGTGCTGCTGGTGCGAGTGGCCACGACGGCCGTCGTCACTGAAATGTTGGGCGGTTCCCGTGAACAAATCGTCAACGCCGTCAGCAACGCTTGGATCGACGGCGGGGCACTTCGGACCTATCGACACGCACCGAATACCGGTTCACGCAAAAGTTGGGCGGCAGGCGATGCAACCCGTCGCGGCGTGCAACTTGCTGTATGGGCGATGACGGGCGAAATGGGTTACGCCACTGCATTGACCGCAGCACACTGGGGGTTCCAAGACGTGTTGTTCGACGGGCGGACGATCCAGCTTACCAGGCAACTGCAAGACTACGTGATGCAGAACATCTTGTTCAAAGTCGCTTTTCCCGCCGAGTTTCATGCCCAAACCGCCGCAGAAGCCGCAATCACCCTGCACCGCCAAATCGGAGATCGCTGGGACCAGATCGATCGCATTCGTATCGAAACCCAAGAACCAGCGATGCGGATCATCAACAAAGCGGGCCCACTCACCAACCCCGCCGATCGCGATCATTGTCTGCAGTACATCACCGCGGTGGCGTTGTTGCACGGTCGCCTGGATTCCGATCACTATGAACAAGCAACCGCGGACGATTCTCGAATCGACCCGCTACGCCAACGCATGCAAGTGATCGAGCACCCTCAATATACCGCCGATTACCTTGATCCGGAAAAACGATCGATCGCAAATTCCGTCCAAGTCTTTTTCCGTGACGGCACTCACACGGAGCGAATCGAAGTTGAATTTCCACTCGGTCACCGCCGACGCCGACTAGAAGCGAGACCGCGACTGCAAGAAAAATTCCGTCTCAACGCAGCGACCCGGTTCCCTCGGGATCGCGTGGACTTGTTGGCATCACAGTTTGAAAGTAACTCGATCGACGAGCTACCGGTGAGTGAATATCTGGATAAGTTTGTTGAATGA
- a CDS encoding acyl-CoA carboxylase subunit beta: MPTLRELTDALIRQEQTLRQGGGEEGQQRQLRHGRLPVRSRLELLLDKDCPFFELGLWAAHGMYEEWGGVPAAGLVTGIGYVAGRACLIAANDATVKAGAMFPQSVKKLLRAQKIAAQFRLPLIYLVDSAGVFLPLQDEVFPDEDDFGRIFRNNAVLSAAGIPQYAAVMGNCVAGGAYLPVLCDKMLMTDGSQLCLAGPALVKAAIGQTVDPEDLGGASMHSAISGTVDFHEPDDPACLKRLRSLVELLPETTKRVVETEVESDSRFYDIVSGEGREEYDVRDLLRLIVDNDTLQEYKSEFGQTLVTAFAKIGSHAIGIVANQKRRCRTASGEIQVGGVIYPDAADKAARFVMDCNQTKLPLLFIQDVQGFMVGMQAEQSGIIRAGAKLVNVVSNSVVPKLTVIVGGSYGAGHYAMCGKAYDPALILAWPSAKYAVMGGNQAAETLLALQLRESQRAGRTLQPNEVSELRQSIQTRYQEQTDIRFGAARGWVDAIIVPCETKLWLHTALELLPDTENRDFRTGVLQV, encoded by the coding sequence GTGCCAACGTTGCGGGAGCTTACCGACGCTTTGATTCGCCAGGAGCAGACGCTTCGGCAGGGCGGCGGTGAAGAAGGGCAACAGCGGCAATTGCGACACGGACGCTTGCCCGTGCGGAGCCGTTTAGAGTTACTATTGGACAAGGATTGTCCGTTTTTCGAACTCGGTTTATGGGCCGCCCATGGAATGTACGAAGAATGGGGCGGCGTGCCGGCGGCCGGACTTGTCACCGGAATAGGTTACGTCGCTGGCCGAGCCTGCTTGATTGCCGCTAATGACGCCACCGTCAAAGCGGGCGCGATGTTCCCGCAGTCGGTCAAGAAGTTATTGCGAGCTCAGAAGATTGCCGCCCAGTTTCGTTTGCCGTTAATCTACTTGGTCGATTCCGCAGGGGTGTTTTTGCCGCTGCAAGACGAGGTGTTTCCCGACGAAGACGATTTTGGTCGGATCTTCCGAAACAATGCCGTACTGTCTGCCGCCGGGATTCCTCAGTACGCCGCCGTGATGGGCAACTGCGTCGCCGGCGGTGCCTATTTGCCGGTGCTTTGTGACAAGATGTTGATGACCGATGGCAGTCAACTCTGTTTGGCAGGGCCTGCACTCGTCAAGGCCGCAATCGGACAAACCGTGGACCCCGAGGATCTCGGGGGCGCATCAATGCATTCAGCGATCAGCGGCACGGTGGACTTTCACGAACCCGACGATCCCGCTTGCTTGAAGCGTTTGCGGTCATTAGTCGAACTGTTGCCGGAAACCACCAAGCGCGTTGTCGAGACGGAGGTCGAATCCGATTCGCGTTTTTATGACATTGTTTCCGGCGAGGGACGAGAAGAGTATGACGTTCGCGACCTATTGCGACTGATCGTGGACAACGACACATTGCAAGAATACAAATCCGAATTTGGACAAACGCTGGTGACCGCATTCGCCAAGATTGGATCGCATGCAATCGGCATTGTGGCAAACCAAAAACGCCGCTGTCGAACCGCGAGCGGCGAAATCCAAGTTGGCGGAGTGATCTATCCCGACGCCGCAGACAAGGCCGCTCGTTTTGTGATGGACTGCAACCAGACCAAGCTGCCGCTGCTGTTCATTCAAGACGTCCAAGGATTCATGGTCGGGATGCAGGCAGAGCAATCGGGGATCATTCGCGCGGGGGCTAAATTAGTCAATGTTGTCAGCAATTCGGTCGTGCCAAAATTGACGGTCATTGTTGGCGGATCCTATGGCGCAGGACACTATGCGATGTGCGGCAAAGCCTACGATCCCGCATTGATCTTAGCCTGGCCGTCGGCCAAGTACGCGGTCATGGGCGGCAACCAAGCGGCCGAAACGCTACTGGCACTGCAACTGCGTGAATCACAGCGGGCGGGACGAACACTGCAGCCAAACGAAGTCTCTGAGTTACGGCAATCGATCCAGACACGATACCAAGAACAAACCGACATCCGCTTTGGCGCCGCTCGCGGATGGGTCGATGCGATCATCGTCCCTTGCGAAACCAAATTGTGGTTGCATACCGCTTTGGAATTGCTGCCTGATACTGAGAATCGTGATTTTCGAACAGGAGTCCTGCAGGTTTAG